In Candidatus Omnitrophota bacterium, the DNA window TCGGGTGCCCCATCCTGCCTATGAAGTTCCTGTTTGTAGTAGCGAGCGCCCTCTCGCCTTCCGCCAATATGCCCATGTGTCCGCCCAGGCACGGCCCGCACGTCGGCGTCGAGAATATACCGCCCGCCTCGACGAATATTTTGGCGAGCCCCTCATTGACCGCCTCCAGGTATATCTTCTGAGTCCCCGGTATAACAATGAGCCTCACGCCCGCCTTTACCGACTTACCGCGCAATATCTTAGCGGCGATCCTCAGGTCGGATATCCTGCCGTTGGTGCAGGAGCCTATTACGACCTGGTCTACAGTCACATCCTTAAGCGCCTTTACATTCTTCACGTTGCTCGGCAGGTTCGGGCACGCTACCAGGGGCTCGATCTTACGGACGTCGTATTCCTTAACCGCCTTATAAACGGCGTCTTCATCGCTGAAATAGAATTTTCCGTTCCCCGGCTTCGCCCTATTCTTGATCGATCCAATATAGCTCTTAGTGATCTTATCGGGCGCTATTATGCCGTTCTTGCCGCCGGCTTCGATCGCCATGTTGCACATCGAGAGCCTGTCATCCATTGGAAGGTTTTCGATAGTCTCTCCCGTAAATTCCATTGCGCATTTAATGGCGCCGTCGACGCCTATGTCGCCTATCGTATGCAGGATCAGGTCCTTCCCGCCTACCCACTTATTTAACTTCCCGTAAAATATGAATTTGATGGACTCGGGCACCCTCATCCAGCATTCCCCTATGGCCATCGCGGCGGCGAGGTCGGTCGAGCCGACGCCCGTCGAAAAAGCGCCCAGCCCTCCGTAGGTGCAGGTATGCGAATCCGCCCCGACGACAAGGTCGCCCGGAAGGACAAGTCCCATCTCGGGAAGGAGGGCATGCTCGATCCCCATCCTCCCTATCTCAAAATAATTCTTTATCTTATATCTTTTCGCGAAATTCGCCAGCACCTTGCACTGGTTGGCGCTCTTCATGTCCTTAGCGGGCGCGAAGTGATCGGGCACGAGAACAACCTTCTTCCTGCCGAAGACCTCTTTCAGGCCGAGCTTCCCGAACTCCTCTATCGCAAGCGGCGCGGTGATGTCATTACCGAGGCAGAGATCGACCTTTGCGTCGATGAATTCGCCCGGATGGATATCTTTCAGTTTTGTATGCTTAAGCAGGATCTTCTCTGTTATCGTGTAACCCATTCTTGCCTTTCCCGTATGCAGACTATAGTTCTTTCACCATCGCTATTTCCTTGCAGCTCGGGAAATAGACGCACTTTATACATTCGCTCCATATCTTATGAGGGAGCTCTTTCTTATCGACTATATTGAAACCGAACATCTTAAAAAACTCCGGTATATAAGTGAGCGCTATGACCTTCTTGACCTTCAACGCCTTCGCTTCTTTTAGGCACTGGTCGAGCAGCTTCTTGCCCACACCCTTGCCCGACTTCGACCTCGCCACAGCAAGGCTCTTCACCTCCGCCAGGTCCTCCCAGTCTATATGCAGGGCGCAGCAGCCGTATATCTTCTTCCCTTCGGCATATACGAAGAAATCTCTTACGTTCTCGTAAAGTTCGTTCAGGGAACGCGGAAGCATCCTATCCTGTTTCGCGTAAAACGTTATAAGCTTCTGCATCTGTTTGACATCGCTTACATTTGCACGTCGTATCACGTCAGCTCAGCTCCTTTTTTCGCATAAAACCGTTTGTCTTTAAACGCGCATAATCCGTATAAAACACAAGACCCGCAGCGCGGACTTCTCGCTTTGCAGGTTCTGCGACCGTGTTCTATTATACCTAAATGAAAACTATATATCAAGTCTTTAGGAACGACGTCCGACAGAACGTCATGCGCCTCCCCTATATTAATGGAAGCGCCTATCAAGCCCAGCCTCTTAGCCACCCTGAATATATGCGTATCTACCGGCATGGACGCCATGCCGAAACTGAACAACAGGACGCATGCGGCAGTCTTCGGGCCCACGCCTTTAAGCGATTTGAGATACTCTGCGGCGTCATCGACGCTCAGATCCGCGAGATGCGCAAGCGTTACCCCGCCTTGCCTCCTATTGATCTCGTAGAGCGTCTCTTTTATGCGCTTCGATTTGATATTGGCGAGGCCTGCGTGCTTTATGATACGCTCTATCCTGCCCACAGGCGTCTTAAGCAGCGTACCCCATGACCTGAAACGCTCTTTTAGCGACGCGAACGCTTTCAGCGAATTCCTGTCCGTAGTATTCTGCGATAGTATCGTGCGGACGAGCTCATCGACAGGATCCGACCTCTTGGACCGGGCCGGCTTGCCGTAGGCCTTATCGAGCAATCTTATAATATTTCCGATCTTCATCGCTTGATACGCATTTTATACTTTAATATCCAGGATAGATGATAAAAGTTGTTTCGTATAGGGATGGGCCGGATCGGAATAGACTTTTACGGCGTTTCCCGTTTCGACTATCCGCCCTTCCTTCATGACCGCGATGCGGCCGCACATGAACTTCACGACCCGCAGGTCGTGGCTGATAAATAGGTATGTCACCGACAGCTTTTTCTGTATGTCTTTCAGTAAATTTAGTATCTGAAGCTGGATAGTCACGTCCAGGCTGGAAACCGGCTCGTCGCAGACTATGAATTCGGGCTTTGTCAGGATAGCGCGGCCTATAGCGATCCTCTGGCGTTCGCCTCCGGAGAATTGATGCGGATATTTTATAACGGCGTTCTTCGGCAGTTTTATAAGGTCAAGCGCCTCTTCTATCCTTTTCTTCATATTGACGGCTCTGTTTTGAAGAACAAGGCCTTCTGCCAGAATATCGAAGACCCTCATCTTGGGATCGAGGCTGTTATAGGGATCCTGGAATATGACCTGCGGTCTTGACGTCGCGAGCTCTACGCTCCCGGAATCCGGTTTCAGCAGGCCAAGGACGATCTTGCCGAGCGTCGTCTTCCCGCATCCAGATTCTCCGACAAGCCCGAACGAATCGCCCTTTTCTATCTCAAAAGAGACGCCGTCAACGGCCTTAACTACGCCGGCCTCTTCCCTCAGATATCCTCTTCTGACGGGAAAGTATTTTTTTACTTCATTGCATTTAACTATCGCCATATCACCTTAACCTTACGTAACTTTCACTAACATTACGTAACTTTCGCGAGTCATAAACTTACAACAGCGCCTTTACCGACTCCAGCAGCGACATCGTATACGGTTCCCGCGGACTGTTAATGATCCTGTCAGTCTGGCCCTCTTCCACTATCCTACCCTTACGCATAACAGCCACGCGATCGCACATCCTTGATATGATACCAAAATCGTGGCTGATGAATAGCATCGAGACCTTCTCTTTCTCGAGAATTTCGTCCAGCAGGTCGAGTATGCCGGCCTGGATCGTTACATCAAGCGCGGTCGTCGGCTCATCGAGGATCACAAGCTCGGGCGAATTCATTAAAGCCATGGCTATCATAACGCGCTGTTTTGCGCCGCCGGATATCTGGTGAGGGTAATCGCCGAACACCTTCTCAGGCTGGGGGATGTGTACTTTCCCTAAATAGTTAATAGCGATGTCCCGGGCTTTCTTCTTCCCGATAGGCCGATGCGCAAGCACAGCCTCTGTCATCTGATAGCCTATCGTAAATACGGGATTTAGAGCGGTCGACGGCTCCTGGAATACTATCGATATCTTGGCGCCCCTTATGCTGCGAAGGCGGTCGTTATCGGCTGTGATCATATCCTCACCGTTAAAAAGGACCTTTCCGCTCTCTAACCTGGCGGATTCAGGTATAAGCCTCAGGATCGATAACGCTGTCAGCGTCTTCCCGGAGCCCGACTCGCCCACGAGCCCGAAGACCTCTCTTTTCTCTATGTCGAAGTTTACGCCGTCAACGGCTTTAACCGCGCCATGCGATGTAAAAAAATATGTCCTGAGATCATCTACCTGTAATATCTTCATAATGTAGCCAATAATCCATGTTTGACCTGCGAGGAGTGATTACTTATACTGGTCACACCTCGCAGGTCTTATCCTTTGATCCGCGGTTCAAGCATGTCGCGCAGCCTGTCACCCAGGAGGTTATACGCCAGTACCGTCAGCAATATGAAAATACCCGGGAATATCGTAAGCCACCAGGCCACGCCAAGCGTGGATTTCCCGTCCATCAGGATATTGCCCCAACTGGGCGTCGGCGGCTGGACGCCTATCCCCAAAAAACTCAATGCCGATTCCACAAGTATGGCGCCGCCTACACCGAGCGTCGCGTTGACCATGACCGGCCCGATAGCGTTCGGTATCAGGTGTTTCCAGATTATCCACGCGTCGCTCCCGCCCATGACCCTCGAGGCGCTGACATAGTCCCGCTCCTTCAGCGTAAGGACCTCAGCCCGTATAAGGCGGGCGACCCCCATCCAGCTCGTCATCCCTATCACTGCCATGATATTGAATATGGACGGTTCCAGCAGAGCTATGACAGCAAGGATCAGGAAGAACGTCGGGAAACAGAGCATTATATCCACCAGCCTCATTATCATCGAATCTATCTTTCCGCCGTAGTAACCGGCAACAGAGCCGAAGAATATCCCTATGAGGACCGCTATGCCGACGGCGATGAAGCCTATCGACAGCGAAATACGCGACCCGTACACTATGCGCGAGAATATATCCCTGCCGAGAGTATCCGTTCCCAATATATGATGATGCGACGGAGGCGATAAGACAGAGCGCACGTCTATTGATGTCGGATTATACGTCGCGATCAATGGCGCAAATAACGCAAACGCCAGGATCACCGCAATGAAACACAGGCTCGCGAGCGCGATCTTATCTTTGAATAATCTCTTCATCGTTCTCCTGAAACCCTTATCCTCGGGTCGGCGTATGAATAGGCTATGTCCGCCAATAGGTTACCCAACAGCGTCAACATCGCTCCGATCGATAGGACCCCCATTATCGTCGCATAGTCCCTGGCCATCACCGATTCGTAAAAAAGCCGTCCCATGCCGGGTATCGCGAATATCGATTCAAATATCACGCTGCCGCCGATAAGCCCGGGGATCGCAAGTCCTATTATCGTTATTACGGGAAGGAGCGCGTTCTTAAGGGCATGTTTATAAATGACCTGCCGCTCATTAAGCCCTTTGGCCCGCGCGGTCCTTATATAATCCTGATGGATAACGCCGACCATTGACGACCTCATGTAACGCGATATGCCTGCGATGCCGCCGAACGCCGAAATACAGACAGGCAATACCAGGTGTTTTGCAACGTCGAGGACCTTTCCTGCGGCGCTAAAATATTCGAAGTCGAGCGATTTTATGCCGGATATCGGAAGCCAATTCAATGTTATAGAAAAGAAGCTCATCAATAAGAGAGCAAGCCAGAACTCCGGCGTTGAGAATCCTATGAACGAGAAGACCGTAGTTAACCTGTCCATGAATGACCCGCGTCTTACCGCGGAGATTATTCCCAGCGGGATGCCTATGGCAAAGATGAGTATAAGCGACAATATGTTAATGAGCAGCGTTATCGGTATACGCTCGGCTATCTTCGCGCGAACAGGGCGGTCGTCCACATAAGAACGGCCGAAGTCGAAGACAACGAACCGCCTTAGCCAATCGAAATACTGGACATGGAGCGGCTTGTCGAGTCCGTATAGTCTCTCAAGCCTCATCCTGGCCTCATAGGAGACCTTCGGGTTAAGGCTCGTCTGGATGTCTGTCGGCTTGCCCGGAGCGAGATGGATGACGAAGAAAGAGATGAGCGTTATCCCGAAGAATACTGGAACGAACCCCGCCAGCCGTTTTGCAATATACCTGATCATATATTCTTCCTATTCGAAATTTTTCCTATCCTATCCAAACCTAAGCCTTGTTATGTGAGCACCCCAGGAAATTTTACGGGTCCTGCTGCTCCTTCGACTTTTTCTTTTAAAGGGCTCGTATGGGTTTATCCCGCCATCTGTTTAGCTCGGGGCGGGATCCCGCCTCAAGTCTCACTCCGGGCGGGACAATCTACCACGGGTATATTCTATGCGCGTATCTATGTATCCCGAACTATAGTCCTTAACATTCGGGCACCCCATCCAATCCGCCTGTCGTTAACTCCATCGGATTGGGTTTACAATCTGTAGTCGTAGGGGAGGTTTAAACCTCCCCTACGACATAAGCGCGTATCTATGTGCGCCGAACTACACTTACTGTATTCGGGACACCCCATCCATACTTCGCCCTTTATCGAGAAAAAGTCTGGAAGGAGCATCACCCGTAAAAATTTCCCAACCAGCTCTCCCGGTAAAATTTTTCGCTCCTCAGATGGCGCCCGCCTGCCCGACTTCGACTGTGTCAGGCGGGCAGGGAACTTACGGGCGGTTGCCGAAGCTATTTTTAACCTGCCTCCTCAGCAAAATTTCTTCGCCCTGTTATGGCGACGACGGCAACCGGCCACGTGGGTTGAGCCGTAAATTTTGATAACATATCATTAATACCCAAAGCACTTTGGCGCCACAGTTACCACAAGAACAAAGAAACCAAACTAATTAAATATAATAAAGATACACTTGATATCAAAATTAGGCGAAGCCCACTGGCCGGTTAGCCGAATCGGCGCAAGGGCAAGGCGAAAAATTTGCCTCACTTGTACCTCTGTTCTGACTTAGGGACGTACCACTTTATGAAATTGTAGCCGATGCCTATGGGCGACGACTCTACGTTGCGAAAACGCGAATTGACTATCGGCAGCACTTCGCTGGAATACAGGAACATATACGGCTGATCGTTATAGATCGCCTCATGTATCCTGTGGTATATATCCGCGCGCTTCTTCTCGTCAAAGGTGCGCCGGCCCTCCAAAAGCAGCCTGTCGACCTCTTCGTTCCTGTAGCCCACAAAGTTGAATTCGCCTTCACGCGTCTTCGAAGAATGCCATATATCGTAATTGTCCGGGTCGCGGGACAGGAACCAGCCCATTATTATGGCGTCAAAATGCCTCTTATCGATGAACTCGCTTATCATGGTGCTCCACTCGAGCACCCTTATCTTCGTCCTGATACCGACCTCCCTCAGATACCCCTGTATCATCTCAGCGGTCCTCTGGCGCTCTGCGTTTCCCTGGTTTAACAGGACTGTGAACTCAAATACCTTGCCGTCCTTTTCCAGCCACCCGTCGGCGTTGCGATCTTCCCAGCCCGCTTCTTTCAACAGCTCCCGCGCCTTAGGCAGATCGCGCGGCAACGGCTTCACGTCATTATTGTACGCCCACGAATCCGTGATGAACGGCCCTGTCGTGACCTTCGCAAGACCAAAGAATATCGTATCTACTATCTCCTGCTTATCCACAGCGTAATTGATAGCCTG includes these proteins:
- a CDS encoding ABC transporter permease — protein: MIRYIAKRLAGFVPVFFGITLISFFVIHLAPGKPTDIQTSLNPKVSYEARMRLERLYGLDKPLHVQYFDWLRRFVVFDFGRSYVDDRPVRAKIAERIPITLLINILSLILIFAIGIPLGIISAVRRGSFMDRLTTVFSFIGFSTPEFWLALLLMSFFSITLNWLPISGIKSLDFEYFSAAGKVLDVAKHLVLPVCISAFGGIAGISRYMRSSMVGVIHQDYIRTARAKGLNERQVIYKHALKNALLPVITIIGLAIPGLIGGSVIFESIFAIPGMGRLFYESVMARDYATIMGVLSIGAMLTLLGNLLADIAYSYADPRIRVSGER
- the nth gene encoding endonuclease III encodes the protein MKIGNIIRLLDKAYGKPARSKRSDPVDELVRTILSQNTTDRNSLKAFASLKERFRSWGTLLKTPVGRIERIIKHAGLANIKSKRIKETLYEINRRQGGVTLAHLADLSVDDAAEYLKSLKGVGPKTAACVLLFSFGMASMPVDTHIFRVAKRLGLIGASINIGEAHDVLSDVVPKDLIYSFHLGIIEHGRRTCKARSPRCGSCVLYGLCAFKDKRFYAKKGAELT
- a CDS encoding N-acetyltransferase, which codes for MIRRANVSDVKQMQKLITFYAKQDRMLPRSLNELYENVRDFFVYAEGKKIYGCCALHIDWEDLAEVKSLAVARSKSGKGVGKKLLDQCLKEAKALKVKKVIALTYIPEFFKMFGFNIVDKKELPHKIWSECIKCVYFPSCKEIAMVKEL
- the leuC gene encoding 3-isopropylmalate dehydratase large subunit; translated protein: MGYTITEKILLKHTKLKDIHPGEFIDAKVDLCLGNDITAPLAIEEFGKLGLKEVFGRKKVVLVPDHFAPAKDMKSANQCKVLANFAKRYKIKNYFEIGRMGIEHALLPEMGLVLPGDLVVGADSHTCTYGGLGAFSTGVGSTDLAAAMAIGECWMRVPESIKFIFYGKLNKWVGGKDLILHTIGDIGVDGAIKCAMEFTGETIENLPMDDRLSMCNMAIEAGGKNGIIAPDKITKSYIGSIKNRAKPGNGKFYFSDEDAVYKAVKEYDVRKIEPLVACPNLPSNVKNVKALKDVTVDQVVIGSCTNGRISDLRIAAKILRGKSVKAGVRLIVIPGTQKIYLEAVNEGLAKIFVEAGGIFSTPTCGPCLGGHMGILAEGERALATTNRNFIGRMGHPKSEVYLSNPAVAAASAVKGSIAHPEEVV
- a CDS encoding ABC transporter ATP-binding protein, whose product is MKILQVDDLRTYFFTSHGAVKAVDGVNFDIEKREVFGLVGESGSGKTLTALSILRLIPESARLESGKVLFNGEDMITADNDRLRSIRGAKISIVFQEPSTALNPVFTIGYQMTEAVLAHRPIGKKKARDIAINYLGKVHIPQPEKVFGDYPHQISGGAKQRVMIAMALMNSPELVILDEPTTALDVTIQAGILDLLDEILEKEKVSMLFISHDFGIISRMCDRVAVMRKGRIVEEGQTDRIINSPREPYTMSLLESVKALL
- a CDS encoding ABC transporter permease codes for the protein MKRLFKDKIALASLCFIAVILAFALFAPLIATYNPTSIDVRSVLSPPSHHHILGTDTLGRDIFSRIVYGSRISLSIGFIAVGIAVLIGIFFGSVAGYYGGKIDSMIMRLVDIMLCFPTFFLILAVIALLEPSIFNIMAVIGMTSWMGVARLIRAEVLTLKERDYVSASRVMGGSDAWIIWKHLIPNAIGPVMVNATLGVGGAILVESALSFLGIGVQPPTPSWGNILMDGKSTLGVAWWLTIFPGIFILLTVLAYNLLGDRLRDMLEPRIKG
- a CDS encoding ATP-binding cassette domain-containing protein, with the protein product MAIVKCNEVKKYFPVRRGYLREEAGVVKAVDGVSFEIEKGDSFGLVGESGCGKTTLGKIVLGLLKPDSGSVELATSRPQVIFQDPYNSLDPKMRVFDILAEGLVLQNRAVNMKKRIEEALDLIKLPKNAVIKYPHQFSGGERQRIAIGRAILTKPEFIVCDEPVSSLDVTIQLQILNLLKDIQKKLSVTYLFISHDLRVVKFMCGRIAVMKEGRIVETGNAVKVYSDPAHPYTKQLLSSILDIKV